In the genome of Oncorhynchus mykiss isolate Arlee chromosome 30, USDA_OmykA_1.1, whole genome shotgun sequence, the window ATTCTCCTTTAAGGAAGTCTtctagtttctctctcagttcagacacagtcttactcacatctccaaagtactgaagaggacggacaacgatgctgggtaagtctgaagatacactgatactggagagagactgataactctggagagagagagagagagagagagagagagagagggagacaaagagagaacagAACCAAATGATTGAGATGAATGGTTTCAGCATTCAGATAATTTCATATCACATGAATCAAGGCAGTTTAGTTACCTGGAGGAAAGTTatgtgatcctctgtgtgtgagagctgctccaTCTCAGTGCTTCTCTTCCTCAGCTCAGCTATCTCCTGCTTCAGTTGCTCCAGGAGTCCTTCAGCTTGACTCACTTGAGACTTCACTTGGGCTCtgatcagctccttcacctcAGAGCTCCTTCTCTCAATGGAGCGGCTCAGCTCAGCAAATATCTTATCACTGCCCTTCACTGCATAGCGctgttgagagagagactgacttgtCTTAATTTAATGAGCCATCCTTATTacactaacacccccccccctcctaaaaACATATTGTGTGCCACAACAACCTCCACACAATCACATTATACAGTACCCAACACCACAGTACAATACACCATCCAGCTCCACATTCCAACCGTACATCCAACCCCTTCCTCTCCAGCCGTAAAGACAGCCCCCCTGAGCCCCCATACCTCCTGAAACATCTCCACACTGTTGATCATTTTGTAAAACTCAATCTCATCCCTAAGGCGTCAATGGTAATGGCATTACCCTCACCACCACTTGGCCCTGCCCTACTCTCTTCCCTCCTGGTACTCCCTCCAGCAGCCTGCCCTGTATCAGAGCTAGACCCATCCTTTGCCCCCTGAGTCCTAGGCcacacactcttctcaatttacatcaacaacatagctcaagcagtaggaagctctttcatctatttatatgcagatgacagtcttatactcagctggtccCTCTCTGGATTTTGTGTTCAAAGCTTTCTTattgtccaacaagctttctcttaATCCTGACCAATGTAAACatctgtttcccatgccaatataacccatttgagagagagagagagagagagagagagagagagagagagagagagagagagagagagagagagagagagagagagagagagagagagagagagagagagagagagctccatgTTAATGTATAGGGGACACAAGTCAGTCATGGTTATGTGATGAGGTAGGCCCGCTTGCGACTTCAAAATCGGTGTCGGCCCAATGGGGACTGTCCTCTTGGTGTAACGGTCAAGATGTTGGTCTCTCCCGCAGTAGACCTAGGTTCATATCCGGTCGGTTACATTAACCAGTCTATTGTCTGAAAGGGGTCCAGACAGCCTGTTCCCGTCAGTGGCATTGGAGAGGggcccctctcctctcactctgacTGGAAGAGAGAAGTGAACTGGTgtgtctcctctggtcaacaATACTCACCTTGAAAGACTCCACATCCTGTTGGAGCTCCttcagctccttctctctctcctggaatctCTGCTGGACCTTCTGCTGACTCATCCCCAGCTGCCTCTGTGGAGAATCACTCTTCAATGAGCTATCAGGCTTAATTTGTCCAGTAGATCAATAGTATAGTAATGTGACATAGGGCCCATAGAGAGGAATTGTGATAGAAAAATTAAATACTTATCTGTTTTATTTGATATTAATAGTAAACAGTTATATAATTATCTAAGAGTAAGACTGGTCTGCTAAGGCTCAGATATAGTCTGGGTGTAGAGGACATGGGTTTTAATAGAGATCGCTTGAAGCTGACAAAATGCATGTGAGACAAATGTCTCCGGTCTGACTGAGCCTGTATTCTATAGATAAGACTGTGTCAGTGACTCGAGATAAACCTGAAAGATTTTCGAGAGAAACCTGAAAGAATAGAATCCTTTCATCTGGGAAACTTATCCTGAAGGAGTAGAATAACCCCCCCATGCAGATAAACATCAGGATGAACACAGGGTGGGTTATAGTGCCCAGTTTGCATGGGGGGCAGCCATGGTTGAAGCCATTTTAGGTTTGGTATATAAAGACCCGGTATTCTCTGAATGATTCAAGCACTCAGGTCCGACAGTCAAGACTGTTGAATTGACggcttcattattgcaataattaatcaatattaaataaagatggtAGTTTAAGAAATGACCgagtctctctcagtactgacTTTCCACAACACTATCAAGCTGTATTTGTCCTGTAGATCAATAGTATAGTCATGTGACATAGGGTCCATAGAGAGGAAGGTCTACAATCTTGATGGTCCCTTTACAATATAATGTTGATTTGTTTCTATTTGAATGATTATAGTTTTAACAGTTGGTGTAAATGTATCAAGGAGTTGAGACTGAACTTTGAACTCGTTAAAGGCCATTCAGAATGATAATAGTGTTTGACTTTAGAAAATGGTGATACATTTGGAGAATCTGGGTTAACATGTCAATATACTCAAGGTTTGTGTTCATATTTGTTCTGCCGTGGATCAATTTCatttgaataatttcatattcaaacagtCTTAGTTCCTACTGTATCTTTAATTCTTTGTTTATCAGACAGTCAAACAAGTTGTTCTGGTCTTACCTGTTTCTcagtcctctctgctgcagctgaCACTGTATCATGGCCTTTATGTTCATCCATCACACACTGATAGCAGATACACTGCTGATCGGTACGACAGtaaacctccagcagtttgtCATGATGAGAGCAGATCTTCTCCTGTAGTTGTGCGGTGGCTTTGACCAGCTTGTGCTTCTTGAAAGTAGGAGATTCATAGTGAGGTTTGAGGTGACTCTCACAGTAAGAGGCCAGACACGCCAGACAGGACATGAGGGCTTTCTGTTTTCTGGTCCCTCTGCAGATATCACACGCCACATCTCCAGGTCCGGCATAGCACAGAGCAGGAGAGGGAGCAGCCTGGAGTCCTGTCTTCTTCAGTTCCTCCACCACCTCAGCCAACATGTTATTTTTCCTTAGAGTAGGCCTTGGAGTGAAGGTCTCTCTGCACTGAGGACAGCTATAGACCCCTCTCAGAACATTGTTATCCCAGCAGTCCTCAATACAGATTCTACAGTAACTGTGTCCACAGGCAGTAGTGACCGGCTCCTTCAGtagctccagacagacagaacaacagaactggTCCTGGTCCAGCAGAACTCCTTGTTGAGCCATTTGGATGGTTGttcactctcacacagacagatGAGACAGAGACTCAGGTCAGTTTTATTTCCTCAGAAGAGAGTTTGTGGGAGGGGGAGGGACTTCCTGGTTCTGCCAGAGGGGTGGGGTTAGAGAGGTGAGTGAGTTAAAGAGGGaggggtagtctagtggttagagcgttggactagtaaccggaaggttgtaagttcaaacccccaacctgacaagatacaaatatgtaattctgcccctgaacaggcagttaacccactgtttctaggctttcattgaaaataacaatttgttcttaactgacttgcctagttaaataaaggtaaaataaacattttagagGGGGTAAAGGTTAGAGTGATTCCCGTTCCAATAAagacccttgaattgaattgagagggggaAGGATTAGAAggactgagagagcgagacacagttTTGTTCCAGGTTATGGCCTTAAATGTAATATAGAATACATCAAATAATGAGGAGATTAAATAAGGGGATTAATCAGAGAAAACGACTTTACCCCAGACCAGAACAACTTGTTGGTGACTGTCTgataaacaaataattaaagatacagtagGAACTAAGACTGTTCGAATAAAAGATCATTCAAATGAAATAGAGCCACTCAAAACAAATATGAACACAAACCTTGATTACGTTAACCCAGACTCTCCAAATGTATCACCATTGTCTAAAGTCAAACACTATTATCATTCTGAATGGCCTTTAACGAGTTCAAAGTTCAGTCTCAACTCCTTGATACATTTACACCAACTGTTAAAACTATAATCATTCAAATAGCAACAAATCAACATTATATTGTAAAGGGACCATCAAGATTGTAGACCTTCCTCTCTATGGGCCCTATGTCACATGACTATACTATTGATCTACaggacaaatacagtttgatagTGTTATGGAAATTCGGTACTTTCAGGTTCTCTCTATCTCgagtcacacacacaatcttATCTATAGAATACAGGCCCAGTCAGACCGGAGACATTTGTCTCAAATGCATCACTAATCATAGACTAGTTTGGTTTTTATCACCAGGACATCAATCAATTGTCTACAAacagtgtcagtggaggaggtgttaaacctattgaagtcattacctgatggtaaatctacaggttATGGTCTTATGGACAATTCTTTGCTTCTAGCAATTTTTTGCTTCACTGTGCTGCTCCACAGATTGCAGTTCCACTGAGATACATATTTAATTGGTCACTGGAAAAGgggatgtttgcaaatgtatggaagCATGGAAACTGTCGTATTCCGAAAGACAGCAAAGAACCCATTACTCCTGCTAATAGTCAACCAATTAGTCTACTCCCTAcactcagtaagatattggagggtattgtgagtagacaaatgtgggagtacatggaaaagaatgatctgattacagccaatcagcatgcttatcgCAAAAGCCATTCCACGaccactgcattggttgacatgactCAATGATTTGGATAATGGCAAATTTGTAGGTGTACTAtgtttagatttcagtgcagcatttgatttagAGGATCattaaataatttgtaaaaaattaatgcattatggttttaaggaggtagcattgaattgggtacagtcatatctaactgacaggaaacagtccacctatatcaatggttcattttcttcccctaatgtgttaaactgtggaataccgcagggcAACTGCCTTGGCCCACTTCTTTATTTAATATATACCAACGACCTTCCCTATGCCATGGTTGAAACTCAAtctactatatttgcagatgatactacaatttatgcagcaagacaatcggttcaaAAGGTACAGCAGGCTTTACAGGGGGATTTGAAGAATATCAGGAAGTGGGTTTGCCAAAACAAACTTGTtttaaacaccaagaaaaccaaagttatgttggtctgttcaactaggaaaaggccaaaacagcatgggatacaattaagtatgggaggagtacaaattgaagaagtggcagaaaccaaactattgggagtgcagctagacaactgcttatcatggtcgtGTCAAATAACtaatatatgtaaaaaaaaaaaaaaaaaggaacaattcttcagcaaataacacaagcattaattgagagtcaggtgaactactgtccggtggtctggggaaatgcatcatcaagtgaagttaggaggctgcggaatgcacagaataaagcagcaaggattgttttaaagtggagatatggttcttctgttgcactatttattgggtcattatgctaatattatgtatgtttgtaatagtgtgttatatgtgaaagtgtgtttgtattataaattgtattttaatgtttaaggactcttggaagattagtccaaatggggactaaaagagatccaaatcaaatcaaaattgtcAGCTTCAAGCTCTCTCTAGTAAAACCCATGTCCTCTACACCCAGACTATCTCTAGTAAAACCCATGTCCTCTACACCCAAACTATCTCTAGTAAAACCCATGTCCTCTACACCCAGACTATCTCTAGTAAAACCCATGTCCTCCTCACCCAGATTATCTCTAGTAAAACCCATGTCCTCCTCACCCAGACTATCTCTAGTAAAACCCATGTCCTCCTCACCCAGACTATCTCTAGTAAAACCCATGTCTTCCTCACCCAGACTATCTCTAGTAAAACCCATGTCCTCTACACCCAGACTATCTCTAGTAAAACCCATGTCCTCTACACCCAGACTATATCTAGTAAAACCCAGACTATCTCTAGTAAAACCCATGTCCTCTACACCCAGACTATATCTAGTAAAACCCATGTCCTCTACACCCAGACTATCTCTAGTAAAACCCAGACTATCTCTAGTAAAACCCATGTCCTCTACACCCAGACTATATCTAGTAAAACCCAGACTATCTCTAGTAAAACCCATGTCCTCTACACCCAGACTATATCTAGTAAAACCCAGACTATCTCTAGTAAAACCCATGTCCTCTACACCCAGACTATCTCTAGTAAAACCCAGACTATCTCTAGTAAAACCCATGTCCTCTACACCCAGACTATATCTAGTAAAACCCATGTCCTCTACACCCAGACTATCTCTAGTAAAACCCATGTCCTCTACACCCAGACTATCTCTAGTAAAACCCAGACTATCTCTAGTAAAACCCATGTCCTCTACACCCAAACTATATCTAGTAAAACCCAAACTATCTCTAGTAAAACCCATGTCCTCTACACCCAGACTATCTCTAGTAAAACCCATGTCCTCTACACCCAGACTATCTCTAGTAAAACCCAGACTATCTCTAGTAAAACCCATGTCCTCTACACCCAGACTATCTCTAGTAAAACCCATGTCCTCTACACCCAAACTATATCTAGTAAAACCCAGACTATCTCTAGTAAAACCCATGTCCTCTACACCCAGACTATCTCTAGTAAAACCCATGTCCTCTACACCCAGACTATATCTAGTAAAACCCAGACTATCTCTAGTAAAACCCATGTCCTCTACACCCAGACTATATCTAGTAAAACCCAGACTATCTCTAGTAAAACCCATGTCCTCTACACCCAGACTATATCTAGTAAAACCCATGTCCTCTACACCCAGACTATATCTAGTAAAACCCAGACTATCTCTAGTAAAACCCATGTCCTCTACACCCAGACTATCTCTAGTAAAACCCATGTCCTCTACACCCAGACTATCTCTAGTAAAACCCATGTCCTCTACACCCAGACTATATCTAGTAAAACCCATGTCCTCTACACCCAGACTATCTCTAGTAAAACCCAGACTAGCTGCAGGAAGATAGAGTGGACACAATAAACCTCAGCCTTAGCAATTATATAATTGTTTACTATTAATATCAAATAAATGAGATAAGTAATTAATTTTTCTATCACAATTCCTCTCTATGGGCCTTATGTCACATTACTATACTATTGATCTACTGGACAAATAAAGCTTGATAGCTCATTGAAGAGTGATTCTCCACAGAGGCAGCAGAAGGTCCAGCAGAGATTCCAGGAAAGAATCTTCTCTCttccagtcagagagagaggagaggggctccTCTCCAATCGCACTGACCCCACTGTTGGGAACAGGCTGTCTGGACCCCTTTACATTAATAGACTGCTTAATGTAACCGACGGGATATGAACCCAGGTCTACTGCAGGAGAAACCAACATCTTGACCATTACACCAAGAGGACAGTCCCCTTTGGGCCGACACTGATTTTGAAGTCACTTTTGGGCCTACCTCATCACATAACCATGAGTAACCATGACTGACTCATGTCCCCTATACATTAacatggatctctctctctctctctctgtcaaatgTGTtatattgtcatgggaaacagaTGTTTACATTGGTCAGGATATGTTTCTTGCTTTGGTCTTGGGAACAGGACACCATTGAAAGGAGTGTTTTCTGGGATAGTGTTAAGTGTGGAGGTGGAGCAATTGAAGTTGAAGACTCCTGGTGTTTGTGATGACCACCGTTTGGTACGACGCAGACCCGGTGGTGAGCGTGGTGAAACAGAGGAGTCACTGTCAGTCCTTTTGAGTCTTTACCTGACAAAGTCATGTTAGGATATATCAGTTATCCTGTTAGAGTCTTTGTGTTGAATCCACTGAGCTGTTTCAGGTGCAGcgtttatggtcatgttgcagcagtttgtaggagggagattccaagatgGGGGAAGTGTGCAGGAGGTCATGGGAAAGAGGATTGTGTAGTTTTGGTGGATAAAGTTGTATGTGTCAACTGTAGGGGTGTCCATGTTGCTGGTGATCAGAAGTGCTCGGTGAGAGAGAAGCAGGTTGAGGTGGATagagtcagagtagtgcagaaggtgtcgtatgctgaggcagtgaagaaagtagaggaggatgggtcaagggtgagggatcctgtgaggatccctgtgagtagtagatctgtgccagcacagagggataggccaacgagtgatatatgcttcagtaaggttggcttcttagcgttcataacaatggttatcaactgtaccagATAAATGGAatgtaaatcacagaaaatagatgttgtggtggcagctgcatcAAAGTATTTGGTCATACAagatttgacttcagaagagttacagggtgtgttgagtggtggtgtcccGTCCTCCCAGGTCGTTGTCATGGTGCAGGAtgagggtcaaagtagtggaatgggttagtgggtttttaatgactgtagggttagttgtcatggtgcaggagcagatagggtcaaagtagtggaatggggtagtgggtttttaatgagtgtagggtggGTTGAAATGGTTTTATTTAGTATTGTCATAATTTCCCCTTTTCCCTTTTATATCACAAAGTATCATGGATTTATATTATAGTCCAGTTgggggcggtaatgcaacatactggatgccaaccgccgttaaactccaaagaagaagaaacgtTATATTatgtctgtgtacagtgttgtaacgatgtctctctctctctcattccatcaCTTTCATGGTAGTTGGTTGTGTGGGTCTCTGGGTATGAATGGGGTGCTGGACAGAATCCAGTATACAGCTTTAAGGATATGTATTGGTGCATTTAAATCAACATCTGTATGTGTCTGACTAGTGGAGGCAGGTGAGATGCATTTGGATATACAATGTAATAAATTGTCATTAGCTTATTGGGTTGAAAGGCTGTGAGGTTGAGCATCCCACTGCTACTGTTCTAGATGACTGTTGGGAATAGACTAGTAGACAAGGCAGTGGTTTGGTTGGACAGTTGGAAAGCTTTCTGATGAGAGTGGTTTGAGGGAGTTGGAGGTTGGCCCTTCTGTGGTGATAGGGGATGTACATACAAATACATttagtttattatatatattttctaaagataaatatttatatttttatggtTGACATTGTCTTCCAACGTAACTACCCCTTAACATataaacacagacactggacatagACACTGAAAATGAATTTATAGCTCTCAAAAGATCCTTTGCTTTGCTGAGCAGTTAGTTTTCAGGAGTGTGCTGCCTGCCTTCAGAGGAGTCTGTCTGTGAATaatgggggtggcaggtagcctagtggttaactaggcaagtcagttaagaacaaactcgtatttacaatgacaacctaccggggaacagtgggttaacttccttgttcaggggtagaactacagattattaccttgtcagctcggggattcaatccagcaaccttttggttacaatcccaatgctctaaccactaggctacctgctgccctttCACAGAGGCCTAGTTTACCTTTccgtgagtcatttagcagacactcttatccagagccacaagGGTTAAGTGACTAAAAAAGGCGAATTACAGATTTTTCAGCTAGTCGGCTCGGAGATTCGACTAGGTGaacctgttactgttactgcctaacactcttaaccgctagattACAAACAACTAAATGTTTAACACAAAAGTCAAAAGGTAGTAGATAAATGGTaagctggttaaataaaagacTGCTGTTATAACATGTCTGTTTATTTCACTAAATATCTCACAatgtgtaaatgtaaaatgttttatGTCGGATTTTAATCAGGAAAATCTCCTCTTTCTAATGACATAGGTTTGGGCAGGGTACTCTGCTGTTATTGATCGCTAGACCAGAAATAGTCAGAACTTTCATTTCTTGCCGACTTCCTGGAAATGCAGACATAAAAGCACAAGGCACCATCGAGGTGCGGATGTTTACTTTCttatacatatttttttccaGTTTCGTCCTAAAAACAGATggtagtggtaaaataaaaaggtAGACATTTTTTGGTGCCATTTAGGGAAAATGGAATTGGGTTTGTGGCTGGATCAGCAGCTCTTCATCATGTGGCCAGAGAGACTCAATACAGCAGGGGTCTCTGATTTCTATGCTGCAGTACTGAGGGTCTGGCAGCTGCTGAGACCCACACGAGACGGGGGTGTGGTGCCTGGGCCGTGGGTATGGGAGGAGACCATCTACCACAACCCACTGATCACTGGGTTTGGTGGACctggagagcag includes:
- the LOC110521264 gene encoding tripartite motif-containing protein 16-like, whose product is MAQQGVLLDQDQFCCSVCLELLKEPVTTACGHSYCRICIEDCWDNNVLRGVYSCPQCRETFTPRPTLRKNNMLAEVVEELKKTGLQAAPSPALCYAGPGDVACDICRGTRKQKALMSCLACLASYCESHLKPHYESPTFKKHKLVKATAQLQEKICSHHDKLLEVYCRTDQQCICYQCVMDEHKGHDTVSAAAERTEKQRQLGMSQQKVQQRFQEREKELKELQQDVESFKVSIRYAVKGSDKIFAELSRSIERRSSEVKELIRAQVKSQVSQAEGLLEQLKQEIAELRKRSTEMEQLSHTEDHITFLQSYQSLSSISVSSDLPSIVVRPLQYFGDVSKTVSELREKLEDFLKGEWTKISTTVNIVEVVLLPEPKTREQLLQYSCQLTLDPNTAGTRLSLSEGNRNVSQTRQDQPYPGHPDRFTNNYQVLCREGLSGRCYWEVEWSGVYVITTVSYKDISRTERGNAFGYNDKSWSLQCSIDGYYFRHNNVETKVSGPQSSRVGVYLDHKAGTLSFYSVSDTMTLLYRVQTTFTQPLYPGFWLSGTAELVKL